From a region of the Burkholderia lata genome:
- a CDS encoding amylo-alpha-1,6-glucosidase produces MPNHAEATTTQAPQVAPAAPTPTSGPAFIAPEADPQALARNNQYVLKSGDAFVVSDALGDIGGHDDGLFVDDMRVLSKWRLTFGGRAPSLLSGATSADNASFTAHLTNRPLPPLGGHETPEGVIHIERMRVLAGDVLYEALTLTNYGASEAEVPLSLSFAADFKDMFEVRGTQRPKRGTVVAPRVDAGAVRMRYDGLDSVERNVTVHFSPAPDALSVDRADYTLTIAAQACVSIYLTVDATLGPVHAQGPGCGRVALRTALVGVHREMRARRESMARVNTGNPLFDAWLDRSLADLGLLTTQLDTGPYPYAGIPWFSTPFGRDAVITSLQMLWLQPSLARGVLRFLAEHQARETSAFRDAEPGKIMHEFRRSEMAATGEVPFALYYGGVDTTPLFIVLAGAYVERTGDDALIDELWPALERAAQWVIDKCDRNPYGLLDYQRTSERGLANQGWKDSHDSVFHADGRFPDGPIALVEVQAYACAALDAMSMCSHRRGHAADATRYALRAKTLREQVDALFWMPEGDFYGIALDGHGDLCRVFASNAGHLLAFGLPDAERGAAVAGVLGSTLFQTGWGIRTLAAGQPRFNPMAYHNGSVWPHDNALIARGLARYGDKTAAVNLLRALFEAAVSFEMRLPELFCGFPRRRGEPPTAYPVACLPQAWAAGAPFMMLQACLGVSIDASRHEVRVERPALPEGVDWLRIDALRVGDETVSLTFRRVDGQVVASAEQPGRVKVVAVL; encoded by the coding sequence ATGCCGAATCACGCTGAAGCCACGACGACCCAGGCGCCGCAAGTCGCGCCTGCTGCCCCGACCCCGACGTCGGGCCCTGCATTCATCGCCCCCGAAGCCGATCCGCAGGCCCTGGCGCGCAACAACCAGTACGTGCTGAAATCCGGCGATGCGTTCGTGGTCAGCGACGCGCTCGGCGACATCGGCGGCCATGACGACGGCCTGTTCGTCGACGACATGCGCGTGCTGTCGAAGTGGCGCCTGACCTTCGGCGGCCGCGCGCCGTCGCTGCTGTCGGGCGCGACGAGCGCCGACAACGCATCGTTCACCGCACACCTGACGAACCGCCCGCTGCCGCCGCTCGGGGGCCACGAAACGCCCGAGGGCGTGATCCACATCGAGCGGATGCGCGTGCTCGCGGGCGACGTGCTTTACGAAGCGCTGACGCTGACGAACTACGGCGCGAGCGAAGCCGAGGTGCCGCTGTCGCTGTCGTTCGCGGCCGATTTCAAGGACATGTTCGAAGTGCGCGGCACGCAGCGCCCGAAGCGTGGCACCGTGGTGGCGCCGCGCGTCGACGCGGGCGCGGTGCGGATGCGCTACGACGGCCTCGACAGCGTCGAGCGCAACGTGACCGTGCATTTTTCGCCGGCACCCGACGCGCTGTCGGTCGATCGTGCCGACTACACGCTGACGATCGCCGCGCAGGCCTGCGTGTCGATCTACCTGACCGTCGATGCGACGCTCGGCCCGGTGCACGCGCAAGGGCCGGGATGCGGCCGTGTCGCGCTGCGCACCGCGCTCGTCGGCGTGCACCGCGAGATGCGTGCGCGGCGCGAATCGATGGCGCGCGTGAACACCGGCAATCCGCTGTTCGACGCGTGGCTCGACCGCTCGCTCGCGGATCTCGGGTTGCTCACGACGCAGCTCGACACGGGGCCGTACCCGTATGCGGGCATTCCGTGGTTCTCGACGCCGTTCGGCCGCGACGCGGTGATCACGTCCTTGCAGATGCTGTGGCTGCAGCCGTCGCTCGCGCGCGGCGTGCTGCGCTTCCTGGCCGAGCACCAGGCGCGCGAGACCTCCGCGTTCCGCGATGCGGAGCCCGGCAAGATCATGCACGAGTTCCGCCGCAGCGAGATGGCCGCGACGGGCGAGGTGCCGTTCGCGCTGTATTACGGCGGGGTCGATACGACGCCGCTGTTCATCGTGCTCGCGGGCGCGTATGTCGAACGCACCGGCGACGATGCGCTGATCGACGAGCTGTGGCCCGCGCTCGAGCGTGCCGCGCAATGGGTGATCGACAAGTGCGACCGCAATCCTTACGGACTGCTCGATTACCAGCGCACGTCGGAGCGCGGCCTCGCGAACCAGGGCTGGAAGGACAGCCACGATTCGGTGTTCCACGCGGACGGCCGCTTCCCGGACGGCCCGATCGCGCTCGTCGAAGTGCAGGCGTATGCGTGCGCGGCGCTCGATGCGATGTCGATGTGTTCGCACCGGCGCGGCCACGCGGCCGACGCGACACGCTATGCACTACGCGCGAAGACGCTGCGCGAGCAGGTCGATGCGCTGTTCTGGATGCCGGAAGGCGATTTCTACGGCATCGCGCTCGACGGTCATGGCGATCTGTGCCGCGTGTTCGCATCGAACGCGGGGCACCTGCTCGCGTTCGGGCTGCCCGACGCCGAGCGCGGCGCGGCGGTCGCCGGTGTGCTCGGCTCGACGCTGTTCCAGACGGGCTGGGGCATCCGCACGCTCGCGGCCGGCCAGCCGCGCTTCAACCCGATGGCGTATCACAACGGCTCGGTGTGGCCGCACGACAATGCGCTGATCGCGCGCGGGCTCGCGCGCTACGGCGACAAGACCGCCGCGGTGAACCTGCTGCGCGCGCTGTTCGAGGCGGCGGTGAGCTTCGAGATGCGCCTGCCCGAGCTGTTCTGCGGGTTCCCGCGCCGGCGCGGCGAACCGCCGACCGCGTATCCAGTGGCTTGCCTGCCGCAGGCGTGGGCGGCCGGCGCGCCGTTCATGATGCTGCAGGCCTGCCTCGGCGTGAGCATCGACGCGTCGCGCCACGAGGTGCGCGTCGAGCGCCCGGCGCTGCCGGAAGGCGTCGACTGGCTGCGGATCGATGCGTTGCGCGTCGGTGACGAAACCGTGTCGCTCACGTTCCGCCGTGTCGACGGCCAGGTTGTCGCGTCGGCGGAGCAGCCGGGCCGCGTGAAGGTGGTCGCGGTGCTGTAG
- the penR gene encoding beta-lactamase transcriptional regulator PenR, translating into MTKLRPHLPLNALRAFESSARHLNFTRAGLELSVTQAAVSQQVRSLEERLGCTLFTRLPRGLGLTDEGRALLPVLSDAFSRIETVLKQFDGGRFHEVLTLGVVGTFAIGWLMPRLKQFGDTHPFVELRMRTNNNVVDLAAEGLDFAIRFGEGNWPTTRNERLLDAPLTALCAPDIARRLSQPADLANETLLRSYRIDEWHGWFDAAQLAPWAVNGPVFDSSRLMVEAAMQGAGVALAPACMFARELQLGLLARPLDIDVRAGGYWLTSLKSKPLTPAMTLFRDWIVAEAAATAPAE; encoded by the coding sequence ATGACTAAGCTCCGTCCTCATCTTCCGCTCAATGCGCTGCGCGCGTTCGAATCGTCGGCGCGTCACCTGAACTTCACGCGCGCCGGCCTCGAGCTGAGCGTGACCCAGGCCGCGGTCAGCCAGCAGGTGCGCTCGCTCGAGGAGCGGCTCGGCTGCACGCTGTTCACGCGGCTGCCGCGCGGCCTCGGGCTCACCGACGAGGGGCGCGCGCTGCTGCCCGTGCTGAGCGACGCGTTCAGCCGCATCGAGACGGTGCTCAAGCAGTTCGACGGCGGGCGCTTCCACGAGGTGCTGACGCTCGGCGTCGTCGGCACCTTTGCCATAGGCTGGCTAATGCCGCGCTTGAAGCAGTTCGGCGATACACACCCGTTCGTCGAGCTGCGGATGCGGACCAACAACAACGTCGTCGACCTCGCCGCCGAGGGCCTCGACTTCGCGATCCGCTTCGGGGAAGGCAACTGGCCGACCACGCGCAACGAGCGCCTGCTCGACGCCCCACTCACCGCGCTGTGCGCGCCGGACATCGCGCGGCGCCTCTCGCAGCCAGCCGATCTCGCGAACGAAACGCTGCTGCGCTCGTACCGCATCGACGAATGGCACGGCTGGTTCGATGCCGCGCAGCTTGCGCCGTGGGCGGTCAACGGGCCCGTATTCGATTCGTCGCGGTTGATGGTCGAGGCTGCGATGCAGGGCGCGGGCGTCGCGCTCGCGCCGGCGTGCATGTTCGCGCGCGAACTGCAGCTCGGCCTGCTCGCGCGGCCGCTCGACATCGACGTGCGTGCCGGCGGCTACTGGCTCACCTCGCTGAAGTCGAAGCCGCTCACGCCGGCAATGACGCTCTTTCGCGACTGGATCGTGGCCGAAGCGGCCGCGACGGCGCCGGCCGAATGA